Proteins from a genomic interval of Yarrowia lipolytica chromosome 1E, complete sequence:
- a CDS encoding uncharacterized protein (Compare to YALI0E29337g, similar to Saccharomyces cerevisiae VPS45 (YGL095C); ancestral locus Anc_6.174, similar to uniprot|P38932 Saccharomyces cerevisiae YGL095c VPS45 vacuolar protein sorting-associated protein P4.30.f2.1), with protein MNVTETGKEYITTMVGDKSGKLKVLLLDGETTPIVSMCTTQSSLLQNEVYLIDRIDNPNREKQRHLACIVFIRPSNDSIAKLCEELRNPRYASYELYFSNVVKKSQLERLAESDDYEVVKKVQESFADFLAVNKDLFNFSLTRNSLSIYSDGGWNPECLNRCTESLQAVLLGLKLRPQIRYDANSNMARKLAEELAYGIKQEENLFNFKTPRDSAPVLLILDRKNDPLTPLLTPWSYQAMVHEFIGIDNNRVDLRNTPEIRDELKEIVLSQNDDPFFADNMYHNFGDLGQSIKDYVSHYQSKTQSNMDIESIADMKRFVEEYPEFRRLSGNVSKHVTLVGELSRIVEKGQHLDVSELEQTLVCSDSHNDSLKQIQQIIAAPSISMENKVRLVALYGLRYEQKDNNSLKLLCEMLGQYEGQDAVQAAQAVINFACLAQRQEALFEEGFIAKAKGNIMGLKGIQNVYTQHRPLLEKTLTNLVKNKLREATHPYVRGAGRGPVSNNGVYEDDVQEVVVFIVGGVTYEEARLIAEINSQSSVRIVLGGTSIVNSGEFIQECLDQNHRGLLRGADPETRLRQLI; from the coding sequence ATGAACGTCACGGAAACTGGTAAGGAATACATTACCACAATGGTCGGGGACAAGTCTGGCAAGCTCAAGGTGTTGCTGCTAGACGGGGAAACTACCCCTATAGTTTCCATGTGCACAACCCAATCGTCTCTACTTCAAAATGAAGTCTACCTGATAGACCGAATCGACAACCCCAATCGAGAGAAACAACGACATTTGGCGTGCATTGTGTTTATCCGGCCCAGCAACGACTCCATTGCCAAGCTGTGTGAAGAGCTGCGGAACCCTCGATATGCCTCTTACGAGCTCTACTTCTCCAACGTGGTCAAAAAGTCGCAGCTGGAACGACTGGCTGAAAGTGACGACTATGAGGTGGTCAAAAAGGTGCAGGAGAGCTTTGCTGACTTCCTGGCCGTTAACAAGGATCTCTTCAACTTTTCTCTCACCAGAAACTCGCTCTCCATCTACTCCGACGGAGGGTGGAACCCCGAATGTCTCAACAGATGCACAGAGTCATTGCAGGCTGTGCTGCTGGGTCTCAAACTGCGACCTCAGATCCGATACGACGCCAATTCCAATATGGCTCGAAAACTTGCCGAAGAACTGGCCTACGGCATCAAGCAGGAAGAGAACCTGTTCAACTTCAAAACTCCCAGGGACTCGGCGCCCGTCCTGCTTATTCTGGACAGAAAGAACGATCCCCTCACGCCTCTATTGACGCCCTGGAGTTACCAAGCCATGGTCCACGAATTCATCGGTATCGATAACAACCGAGTGGATCTCCGTAACACGCCTGAGATTCGAGACGAGCTCAAAGAAATTGTTCTTTCTCAAAATGATGATCCTTTCTTCGCTGACAACATGTACCATAACTTCGGAGACCTGGGCCAATCCATCAAGGATTATGTGTCGCACTATCAGTCTAAGACACAATCAAACATGGACATTGAAAGTATCGCCGACATGAAGCGATTTGTGGAGGAGTACCCCGAGTTCCGACGACTCTCAGGTAACGTTTCCAAACACGTTACTCTTGTGGGAGAGCTCTCTCGAATTGTCGAGAAAGGCCAGCATCTGGACGTCTCCGAATTGGAACAAACCCTTGTGTGCTCCGACTCCCACAATGACTCTCTCAAACAGATTCAGCAAATAATCGCAGcgccctccatctccatggAGAACAAAGTGCGCCTGGTTGCTCTTTACGGTCTGCGATACGAGCAAAAGGACAACAACTCTCTCAAGCTCCTGTGTGAGATGCTAGGACAGTATGAGGGACAAGACGCAGTGCAGGCGGCTCAGGCAGTCATTAATTTCGCATGCCTCGCCCAGAGACAAGAGGCTCTCTTTGAAGAAGGTTTCatcgccaaggccaagggaAACATCATGGGTCTTAAGGGTATTCAGAACGTGTACACTCAACATCGGCCCTTGTTAGAGAAAACCTTGACCAATCttgtcaagaacaagcTGCGTGAGGCTACACACCCCTATGTACGGGGAGCAGGCCGGGGCCCAGTTTCCAATAATGGAGTCTATGAGGATGACGTGCAGGAGGTAGTGGTTTTCATTGTCGGCGGAGTCACGTATGAGGAGGCTCGTCTTATTGCCGAAATTAATTCCCAGTCGTCTGTCCGTATTGTTCTTGGGGGCACTTCCATTGTCAACTCTGGCGAGTTTATTCAGGAGTGTTTGGACCAGAACCACAGAGGACTCTTGCGTGGCGCAGACCCCGAAACCCGACTTAGGCAGCTGATATAA
- a CDS encoding uncharacterized protein (Compare to YALI0E29381g, weakly similar to uniprot|Q6C162 Yarrowia lipolytica YALI0F18920g), which translates to MHTTRGSTSLKPISVKETAKNIVDIVVDPDCAKDVYDLGDHVKGHILVEPNYRHIAFDQLRLFFTGTQWTIHRRAAQRQKATYVFVKEELRMDEECLDTANGEIVPALPPTDPGEFRIGQKYRYKFEFHIPGEISEALDNGIALTKRLPPSIGSNSMFEETQGEDIPGKVGGIQYEVRFQIMAEITMRFYLYIKVIPAYPAAVHSLNTKFFLEPQPSTFIAERKFGGGFLKKKPMTYVKMGINTTPSIVAGGAPTLYLVHVLSDKPQVLKKAWATVEGITYCSLSGMQFIPSDLLVKRYSDVQRIEEIIQRSMVDLKIDWNDSDSSDSDYPYCSAVLEIPVSASKTIIPSFYSALISRQYLVRFDLEFEVGTMSLTVPVEITKHNNRDYMAKLDKMKADTGRFVGDFVPAYSAQDPRGEITRTESLRSVILSPEKDLEKQIVEQQRYKTLVERSSISSTPASAKSSHVNLYSLNGHPGVQASPLSAPM; encoded by the coding sequence ATGCACACAACCCGGGGAAGTACTTCTCTGAAGCCCATCTCCGTCAAGGAGACGGCCAAAAACATTGTGGACATTGTGGTGGACCCGGACTGTGCTAAGGATGTCTACGACCTAGGGGATCATGTCAAAGGCCACATCCTTGTGGAACCGAATTATCGGCACATTGCTTTCGATCAGCTGCGACTTTTTTTTACCGGAACACAGTGGACTATTCATCGGCGGGCTGCACAACGTCAAAAGGCCACTTATGTGtttgtcaaggaggaaTTACGCATGGATGAAGAATGCTTAGACACAGCTAATGGAGAAATAGTTCCTGCGTTGCCACCGACCGATCCGGGGGAGTTCCGAATAGGACAAAAATACAGATACAAGTTCGAGTTTCATATACCTGGAGAAATTTCGGAGGCTCTGGACAACGGCATAGCTCTGACTAAACGACTACCACCGAGTATAGGAAGCAACTCCATGTTCGAAGAGactcaaggagaagataTCCCGGGAAAGGTTGGTGGTATTCAATATGAGGTGAGGTTTCAGATCATGGCTGAAATCACCATGCGATTCTATCTCTATATTAAGGTCATCCCCGCATACCCAGCTGCCGTACATTCTCTCAACACaaagttcttcttggaaCCACAACCTTCGACATTTATTGCAGAGCGCAAGTTTGGAGGAGGGTTCTTGAAAAAGAAGCCAATGACGTATGTGAAGATGGGTATCAACACAACACCGAGTATcgtggctggaggagcacCTACTCTGTACCTTGTTCATGTCTTGTCAGACAAGCCTCAGGTTCTCAAAAAGGCTTGGGCCACTGTCGAAGGTATTACTTACTGTTCTCTGTCAGGAATGCAGTTTATCCCCTCAGACTTACTGGTGAAGCGTTACTCTGATGTGCAAAGGATAGAAGAGATCATTCAAAGAAGTATGGTGGATCTGAAGATTGATTGGAATGACTCTGACTCGTCTGACTCGGATTACCCCTACTGTTCGGCTGTTCTCGAGATTCCAGTATCAGCATCAAAAACCATTATCCCTTCATTCTATTCAGCTCTCATTTCGCGTCAATATCTCGTGCGCTTTGATTTGGAGTTCGAGGTTGGAACAATGTCTTTGACTGTTCCAGTAGAGATCACCAAGCACAACAACAGAGACTACATGGCCAAGCTAGATAAAATGAAGGCTGACACGGGACGGTTTGTGGGGGATTTCGTGCCTGCATACTCTGCCCAGGACCCTCGAGGAGAAATCACACGAACAGAAAGCCTGAGAAGCGTCATCTTGTCGCCCGAAAAGGATCTTGAAAAACAGATCGTAGAACAACAACGATACAAGACATTGGTGGAAAGAAGCAGCATATCCTCAACACCAGCCTCAGCAAAGTCTAGCCATGTCAATTTATACTCCTTGAATGGTCACCCCGGGGTACAAGCTTCACCACTGTCTGCTCCTATGTGA
- a CDS encoding uncharacterized protein (Compare to YALI0E29403g, similar to uniprot|P53010 Saccharomyces cerevisiae YGL094c PAN2 component of PAB1P-stimulated poly(A) ribonuclease singleton, similar to Saccharomyces cerevisiae PAN2 (YGL094C); ancestral locus Anc_6.176): MEGWQEICRVSHTAPVATEIGQLTDTLPLTFDLAEDLVWAGDTNGIVSSYYGETLQPYSRFRAGRGRVTSLVSHDRGLVALTTDALHYSTRGGLTRKHVTDPSLGNNLCMTFTHGPTEFVVGGNPGKLVVVNSERGDVTRVVDSPGMATHMAGSSSCVVWGTENGKLVVGDNNLKELHTFQAHQGPFSDVSVQDNVVMTCGFSAASTGHRIDPLIKVWDLRMMRAMAPISYPLAAFVCQTPDSRTLITSPSGQLEFLDHATQQIKLYQAEVALVNGVKLSPRGHHFVVSDTSGQLQLWSDEPQSSFAEFSAPTAFPTPEQSYPPVSIRDTRYPLGAVGMPYYSDTLLSAMPSSIINVGMPPEEVDEDLEVRQIDFVGHAPNYKQQKRNLAQKYSNQRRTSIAAPKFLSEKEKERARRMEDIEDESFFGDEDTCTEASMSSKKVPRLYRKLEIKYSKFGISDFDFSYYNNHTGLSGLETNPFNPLLQLFRFCSPVFNFALRSVARGTPNRLLNEVGLLFDMMHKARGHVCRASNLMHCYDGIAQTRSLAPEDATNIVLFCRFLLEQIGFEQRQTPALFDSFRQLLGATVITVNTFSCGKMAQAESVWYTLELALGSTFYECLERTLDKELHTRAWCDKCRKYQSLHVSKHVESLPQVLTLSVADGNVDVAKSFLVLDGKVSPAAETDNDAYKLVGFICQIQGNGQVAFIRVGDEWYLFNDFLVTKVSEKEAFMKTPWKRTVMMVYAVGADERFDYDSWKNDMDVSALFEERLVNGNNVSRETTDYGYELIKEVPPPKTLCAIDAEFVVLKNEETEIRSDGTKVVLAPRNLCLARVTLLNEDGHPFINDYIAINEHIVDYLTAFSGIEPGDLDPSISRKPLVSLPTSYRRLWLLLNLGCVFVGHGLANDFRTINMQVPPEQVIDTVDLYYIPSERRKLSLRFLAWCVLGKKVQSGNHDSTEDSHTALLLYKKYQDCAPEEFQVLLLDVYRQGRMCNFKVPEA, encoded by the exons ATGGAGGGCTGGCAAGAG atATGCAGAGTGTCTCATACGGCGCCTGTAGCTACAGAAATTGGACAGCTGACAGACACCCTTCCACTCACCTTTGATCTTGCAGAGGATCTCGTCTGGGCTGGAGACACTAATGGAATCGTGTCCAGCTACTATGGTGAGACGCTGCAGCCATATTCGCGGTTCAGAGCAGGTCGTGGACGGGTCACAAGTCTGGTCAGTCACGACAGAGGTCTCGTCGCGCTCACCACCGACGCGTTGCACTACTCGACACGAGGAGGACTCACCAGAAAACACGTGACGGACCCATCGCTAGGAAACAACTTGTGTATGACCTTCACACATGGCCCCACGGAGTTTGTGGTCGGAGGAAACCCCGGAAAgcttgttgttgtcaaCAGTGAGAGAGGAGACGTGACCAGAGTGGTGGATTCACCAGGTATGGCCACTCACATGGCTGGCAGCAGCTCGTGTGTTGTCTGGGGTACAGAAAACGGCAAATTGGTAGTTGGGGACAACAATCTGAAGGAGCTGCACACGTTCCAGGCCCATCAGGGACCCTTTTCAGACGTGTCTGTGCAGGACAACGTGGTCATGACGTGTGGCTTTTCAGCCGCTTCTACTGGCCACAGAATCGATCCGTTGATCAAGGTATGGGACTTGCGAATGATGCGAGCCATGGCTCCCATTTCGTACCCTCTCGCTGCCTTCGTCTGTCAGACTCCTGACTCAAGAACACTCATCACATCGCCATCTGGACAGCTTGAGTTCCTCGACCATGCCACTCAACAGATCAAGCTTTACCAGGCTGAAGTGGCTCTCGTAAATGGAGTAAAGCTGAGCCCTCGAGGTCATCATTTCGTCGTTTCCGACACTTCAGGGCAACTACAGCTATGGAGTGACGAGCCTCAGTCTTCATTTGCCGAGTTCAGTGCACCAACAGCTTTCCCCACGCCCGAGCAGAGTTATCCTCCTGTTTCTATTAGAGACACACGATACCCTCTGGGTGCAGTAGGAATGCCTTACTACTCAGACACACTTCTTTCAGCCATGCCATCATCGATCATCAATGTCGGGATGCCTCCAGAAGAGGTTGATGAGGATCTAGAGGTTCGACAGATTGACTTCGTTGGTCATGCGCCGAACTACAAGCAACAAAAACGAAACCTGGCGCAAAAATACAGCAATCAACGGAGAACGTCGATCGCAGCACCAAAGTTCCTGtcagagaaggagaaggaacgTGCTCGACGAATGGAGGACATCGAGGATGAGTCGTTCTTTGGGGACGAAGATACATGCACTGAAGCGTCCATGTCGTCCAAGAAGGTGCCTCGACTGTATCGAAAGCTGGAGATAAAGTATTCCAAGTTTGGAATCTCAGACTTTGACTTCTCTTATTACAACAATCACACTGGTCTCTCTGGGTTAGAAACCAACCCCTTTAACCCCCTGCTACAGCTCTTTAGGTTCTGTTCGCCCGTTTTCAACTTTGCTCTCAGGTCAGTAGCGAGAGGTACTCCGAACAGGCTTCTGAATGAGGTCGGTTTGCTGTTCGACATGATGCACAAAGCTCGTGGTCACGTGTGTCGAGCATCGAACCTCATGCATTGTTACGATGGCATTGCTCAGACGCGATCCCTTGCTCCTGAAGATGCCACCAACATTGTACTATTCTGCAGatttcttcttgagcagattgGATTCGAGCAGAGACAGACTCCCGCGTTGTTTGATAGCTTCAGACAGCTTCTGGGTGCCACTGTGATTACTGTCAATACCTTTTCGTGTGGTAAAATGGCCCAGGCTGAATCTGTATGGTACACTCTTGAGCTTGCACTTGGGTCCACTTTCTATGAATGTCTAGAGCGTACATTGGACAAGGAGCTTCATACTCGAGCGTGGTGTGATAAATGTCGAAAGTACCAGTCACTGCACGTCAGCAAACACGTTGAGTCTCTTCCTCAGGTGCTGACATTATCGGTGGCAGACGGGAACGTCGATGTTGCCAAgagcttcttggtcttAGATGGTAAGGTCAGCCCGGCTGCTGAAACCGACAATGATGCATACAAGCTCGTTGGTTTCATTTGTCAGATTCAGGGCAACGGACAAGTGGCTTTCATCCGCGTTGGAGACGAATGGTACCTCTTCAACGACTTCTTGGTCACCAAGGTGtctgagaaggaggcctTTATGAAGACTCCTTGGAAGCGAACCGTCATGATGGTATATGCTGTTGGAGCAGATGAGCGATTTGACTATGACTCGTGGAAGAACGACATGGATGTATCAGCTCTCTTCGAGGAGCGTCTTGTCAACGGCAACAATGTCAGTCGAGAAACAACCGACTACGGCTATGAGCTTATCAAGGAGGTTCCGCCTCCCAAGACTCTGTGTGCTATTGACGCTGAGTTTGTTGTGCTCAAAAACGAAGAAACCGAAATTCGATCAGACGGCACCAAGGTGGTTCTGGCTCCGCGAAACCTGTGTCTCGCCCGAGTCACTCTCCTCAACGAGGATGGACACCCTTTCATCAACGACTACATTGCCATCAACGAACACATCGTGGATTACCTCACCGCGTTTTCGGGTATCGAACCCGGCGACCTAGACCCTTCAATCTCACGCAAGCCTTTGGTCAGTCTACCCACCTCTTACAGACGTCTGTGGCTTCTTCTGAATCTCGgatgtgtgtttgtgggccATGGCCTAGCCAATGATTTCCGAACCATCAACATGCAGGTACCCCCTGAGCAGGTGATTGACACTGTGGATCTGTATTACATTCCATCTGAGCGTCGAAAGCTGTCTCTACGGTTTTTGGCATGGTGTGTACTGGGCAAAAAGGTGCAGTCAGGTAACCACGATTCTACCGAGGACTCTCACACAGCTCTGCTCCTGTACAAGAAGTACCAGGACTGTGCGCCTGAAGAGTTCCAGGTACTGCTACTGGACGTTTACCGCCAGGGCCGCATGTGCAACTTCAAGGTGCCTGAGGCATGA
- a CDS encoding uncharacterized protein (Compare to YALI0E29359g, similar to Saccharomyces cerevisiae TCO89 (YPL180W); ancestral locus Anc_6.175, weakly similar to uniprot|Q08921 Saccharomyces cerevisiae YPL180w SHD7) — MSPITQIAVFFPGVATSAYSISGSAYVSLMYSMMRGIEKPRQPHDKVATAKTRPMVVKKQHVASSKHRTASARNLTKMRGSSTHLSGLQKEGSGDSLTKRKARSSDSLQRLARPNLSMTRTNSGNSNKQDTSASSDKLNHNETSPKPASSKEANDKENEEQQKSKEQDKPVHLRQGGKVVIGLPVSDDEGSEEEDEEEVDEDNGDNGVAANGLTRDISRLAIGTEINEQEQADANQQNGVYANDIPGEVADTESKTMAEGEEAVVAMQEKMAGEPEVRRTSNNIHKEKHVLIDENGGHVEHHEHAQPGSADSPVSPKSAPGITNKRLGKSVEKDGPRDPESSQENICEVYDESEFPDSPELKNVSDSCNPSRANSRNPSRNPSRNPSFEGLGLLRSLGPLSNNKMTPASRNSSYDSLRLSQQATEKAPTLELSSHHVLSNPDGSSGHTLGSNTVVTSESPQKTPNSTPRKEQRSRTQQKLWLQRENAIDEHGSPRLPATEMPDQLANGKAEYQVIDKQYKSVRTFYNPILEGLQRHEICRWYENGKVVNPKRREVQQRQLQKDLQAPTGDVNEILATLFKGVKSESQGLANQAQRATLAMKNGE; from the coding sequence ATGAGCCCGATTACTCAAATTGCAGTTTTCTTTCCAGGCGTTGCAACGAGTGCCTACAGTATATCTGGTTCTGCTTACGTGAGCCTCATGTACTCCATGATGCGCGGCATCGAAAAGCCTCGACAACCCCACGATAAAGTCGCAACAGCAAAAACCAGGCCCATGGTAgtcaaaaaacaacacgTGGCATCGAGCAAGCATCGAACTGCCTCGGCCCGCAACCTCACCAAAATGCGCGGCTCTTCCACCCATCTCTCGGGGCTCCAAAAGGAGGGGAGCGGCGATAGTCTCACTAAGCGCAAGGCTCGATCGTCAGACTCGCTTCAACGGCTAGCACGACCAAATCTCAGCATGACCCGAACCAACTCCGGCAACAGCAATAAGCAGGATACCTCCGCCAGTAGCGACAAGCTCAATCACAACGAGACATCTCCCAAGCCTGCCTCATCAAAAGAGgccaacgacaaggagaacgagGAGCAACAGAagtccaaggagcaggacaAACCCGTGCATTTGCGGCAGGGCGGCAAGGTCGTCATCGGACTTCCTGTGAGCGACGATGAGGGCTCtgaggaagaggacgaggaggaggttgacgAGGATAACGGGGATAACGGAGTTGCAGCCAATGGGTTAACAAGAGACATTTCCCGTTTGGCTATCGGAACAGAGATCAATGAACAGGAGCAGGCCGACGCAAACCAGCAGAATGGGGTCTACGCAAACGACATACCCGGAGAGGTGGCTGACACGGAGTCGAAGACCATGGCTGAAGGAGAGGAGGCCGTGGTGGCCATGCAGGAAAAGATGGCAGGAGAGCCAGAGGTTCGCAGgaccagcaacaacatccaCAAGGAGAAACATGTACTGATCGACGAGAATGGAGGACATGTGGAGCACCATGAGCATGCCCagcctggatctgctgaTTCTCCCGTGAGCCCCAAGAGCGCGCCTGGCATCACCAACAAGAGACTTGGTAAGTCTGTCGAGAAAGATGGCCCCAGAGACCCCGAAAGTAGCCAGGAGAATATCTGCGAGGTGTACGACGAGTCAGAGTTCCCCGACTCCCCTGAGCTCAAGAATGTCAGTGACTCCTGTAATCCCTCGAGGGCAAATTCCAGAAACCCTTCTCGAAATCCTTCAAGGAACCCATCGTTCGAGGGACTGGGTCTGCTTAGGAGCCTTGGACCTCTCTCTAACAACAAAATGACCCCTGCATCTAGAAACTCGTCCTATGACTCGCTTAGGTTAAGTCAGCAGGCCACCGAGAAGGCTCCTACTCTCGAGCTCTCTAGCCACCACGTGCTGAGTAATCCTGACGGCTCATCGGGTCACACCCTGGGAAGTAATACCGTGGTCACTAGCGAATCGCCACAGAAAACCCCCAACTCCACTCCTCGCAAAGAACAGCGAAGTCGAACACAGCAGAAGCTGTGGCTTCAGAGAGAGAACGCTATCGACGAGCACGGATCTCCACGATTACCTGCTACTGAGATGCCGGATCAACTGGCCAATGGCAAGGCTGAGTACCAGGTTATCGATAAGCAGTACAAGAGCGTGAGAACCTTTTACAATCCAATTCTGGAGGGTCTTCAACGACATGAAATTTGCCGGTGGTACGAGAATGGAAAAGTGGTGAATCCCAAGCGGAGAGAGGTGCAACAACGTcagctgcagaaggacCTCCAGGCCCCTACAGGAGATGTCAATGAGATTCTGGCAACCCTCTTCAAGGGAGTTAAAAGTGAGAGTCAAGGTCTGGCAAATCAGGCCCAAAGGGCTACACTTGCTATGAAGAATGGCGAGTAA